From a single Loigolactobacillus coryniformis subsp. coryniformis KCTC 3167 = DSM 20001 genomic region:
- the trmL gene encoding tRNA (uridine(34)/cytosine(34)/5-carboxymethylaminomethyluridine(34)-2'-O)-methyltransferase TrmL, which produces MTNHIALYEPLMPANTGNIARTCAATDTHLHLIEPLGFSTDDKHMKRAGLDYWEKVDITYHESLDAFIASLPADARLYLISKFSSKTYTDVDYTDTDVDHYFLFGKETTGLPEPFMRANPEKALRIPMTENVRALNLSNSAAIIIYEALRQQAFTGLERAHRYEHDKLK; this is translated from the coding sequence TTGACTAACCATATTGCACTTTACGAGCCATTAATGCCGGCCAATACCGGGAACATTGCACGGACCTGTGCTGCAACGGATACACATTTACATTTAATTGAGCCGTTGGGCTTTTCTACTGATGATAAACATATGAAACGGGCCGGCCTTGATTACTGGGAAAAAGTTGATATTACTTATCACGAAAGTTTAGATGCTTTTATCGCTTCATTACCAGCGGATGCACGGCTGTATTTGATCAGTAAATTCTCTTCAAAAACGTATACGGATGTTGACTATACCGACACTGATGTAGATCATTACTTCTTATTTGGCAAGGAAACAACTGGTTTACCTGAACCATTTATGCGGGCCAATCCAGAAAAAGCATTGCGGATTCCAATGACGGAAAATGTACGTGCGTTGAATTTATCTAATTCAGCGGCCATCATTATTTACGAAGCGCTGCGCCAGCAAGCCTTTACTGGGTTAGAGCGGGCGCATCGCTACGAACATGATAAATTGAAATAA
- a CDS encoding DNA topoisomerase 3, which translates to MKTLVIAEKPSVAESLARVLKANQKSRHYYSGDDYIVTWALGHLLTLKMPEDYKHEWQEWSLDTLPLMPEKMQIKPLPKTRPQLKAIGELAKRKDVGAAVIATDAGREGELVARWILDYLHFDKPVKRLWISSQTDKAVREGFAHLRPSKDYDNLYAAAQARSAADWLVGLNVTRVLTVKYNDSLSAGRVQTPTLGLVAAQAEKISKFKPETYYTLSLQTKHGDAQLSGNPHLDLASAQKQQKQLQAASYQVTAVKEKSKHQKAPLPYDLTELQKDANQRFQFSAKKTLNLLQTLYERYKVVTYPRTDSKYLTTDLQATMTERLAAVSRYEPLAKPLAGRKAPVVQKHVFNDAKVTDHYGLIPTEQMPQPELFSSDEKKIYDMILGRFIGLFLPDYIETQFTYQLSQGFVLKQTQVTQAGFKYDLATTSVTPLKVGAQLQGSVSLNKQLTQAPKPLSEANLLVQMEKKGLGTPATRAEIIEKLVNSGLMERVGTHLAVTPKGQQLLKLVNPRLTTPDLTAKWEQQLEQIAQGKLQKRDFIAQIRHATTDLVKEVKRSSADYKDFNLTMKVCPKCGSKLREKSTRNGVLLVCSNQNCDYYRRRDPKVTNHRCPQCHKKMVLLSGEKGDYFKCTHCNITEKVGAVKGKKRMNKHEERRLLQKVNQDDEPGESALAQALKAAMEQKD; encoded by the coding sequence ATGAAAACATTAGTTATCGCGGAAAAACCTAGTGTCGCTGAATCGTTGGCGCGAGTTTTAAAAGCGAATCAAAAAAGTCGTCACTATTATAGCGGCGACGATTATATTGTTACTTGGGCGTTAGGGCATTTATTGACTTTGAAAATGCCAGAGGATTATAAGCATGAATGGCAAGAATGGTCGTTAGATACTTTACCATTGATGCCAGAGAAAATGCAGATCAAGCCATTACCAAAGACACGGCCACAATTGAAGGCAATCGGCGAACTGGCTAAGCGCAAGGATGTGGGTGCCGCAGTTATTGCAACCGATGCGGGACGGGAAGGCGAATTAGTTGCTCGCTGGATCTTGGATTATTTGCATTTTGACAAGCCAGTGAAGCGGTTATGGATCTCGTCACAAACTGATAAAGCGGTTCGTGAAGGCTTTGCTCATTTGCGGCCAAGTAAGGATTACGATAATCTCTATGCTGCCGCGCAAGCACGTTCAGCAGCAGACTGGTTGGTCGGTTTAAACGTGACGCGGGTATTAACTGTAAAATATAATGATAGCTTATCGGCTGGGCGAGTACAGACGCCCACATTAGGTTTAGTTGCCGCGCAAGCTGAAAAAATCAGCAAGTTCAAGCCGGAAACGTATTATACATTGAGCCTGCAGACTAAGCACGGTGACGCGCAATTAAGCGGCAATCCACATTTGGATTTGGCCTCAGCTCAAAAACAGCAGAAACAGTTGCAAGCGGCCAGCTATCAAGTCACCGCCGTGAAAGAAAAAAGCAAGCATCAAAAGGCGCCGTTGCCGTATGATTTGACTGAACTACAAAAAGACGCCAACCAACGGTTTCAATTCTCAGCCAAAAAAACGTTGAACTTGTTGCAGACGTTATATGAACGTTATAAGGTGGTCACTTATCCGCGGACAGATTCGAAGTATTTGACGACTGACTTACAGGCAACAATGACGGAGCGTTTGGCGGCAGTCAGTCGTTACGAACCGTTGGCTAAACCATTAGCTGGTAGAAAAGCGCCGGTGGTGCAGAAGCATGTTTTCAATGACGCTAAAGTGACCGATCATTATGGCTTGATTCCCACCGAGCAGATGCCACAACCGGAATTATTTTCTAGTGATGAAAAGAAAATCTATGATATGATTTTGGGACGCTTTATCGGCCTGTTTTTGCCGGATTATATTGAAACTCAGTTTACGTATCAGCTCAGTCAAGGTTTTGTTCTAAAGCAGACTCAGGTAACACAAGCCGGTTTTAAATATGACTTGGCAACGACGAGCGTGACACCATTAAAAGTTGGTGCGCAATTACAAGGTAGTGTCAGCTTAAATAAACAACTGACCCAAGCACCGAAGCCGTTGAGTGAAGCTAATTTGTTAGTGCAGATGGAGAAAAAAGGCTTAGGTACGCCAGCAACCCGTGCTGAGATCATCGAAAAACTAGTTAATTCTGGCTTGATGGAGCGTGTTGGCACACATTTGGCGGTGACACCAAAAGGGCAACAATTACTTAAATTGGTTAACCCACGCCTGACCACGCCTGATTTAACCGCTAAGTGGGAACAACAGTTAGAGCAAATCGCACAAGGCAAATTGCAGAAGCGTGATTTTATTGCACAGATCCGTCACGCAACTACTGATCTAGTGAAAGAAGTCAAACGGAGTTCAGCGGACTATAAAGACTTTAATTTGACGATGAAAGTTTGTCCTAAATGTGGCTCAAAATTACGGGAGAAATCCACCCGCAATGGGGTTTTACTAGTGTGCAGTAATCAGAATTGTGATTATTATCGTCGGCGTGACCCTAAAGTAACCAACCATCGTTGCCCGCAATGCCATAAAAAAATGGTGTTATTGTCTGGTGAAAAGGGCGATTACTTCAAATGTACTCACTGTAATATCACTGAAAAAGTCGGAGCGGTCAAAGGTAAAAAGCGGATGAACAAGCATGAAGAGCGCCGCTTATTACAGAAGGTCAACCAAGACGATGAACCAGGCGAAAGTGCCTTGGCTCAAGCACTAAAAGCAGCAATGGAACAAAAAGACTAA
- a CDS encoding VOC family protein — MNGIHLICLGVKDLAAARKFYKAIGFVEPNTERADEIVFFNNAGTKLELFPYTELLKDIGLDPAANPQPTTFNGVTHAYNTKSVAEADQVFAQALANGATAVKPLVWGDWGGYSGYFKDPDGYYWEVAYADSWQFDQNDMLVIK, encoded by the coding sequence ATGAATGGCATTCACTTAATATGTTTAGGTGTCAAAGACTTGGCGGCGGCACGTAAATTCTATAAAGCAATTGGCTTCGTTGAACCAAATACTGAGCGCGCTGATGAGATCGTCTTTTTTAATAATGCCGGCACTAAATTAGAGCTATTTCCTTACACTGAATTATTGAAAGATATTGGCCTCGACCCAGCTGCTAATCCGCAGCCGACCACGTTTAACGGCGTAACGCATGCGTACAATACTAAAAGCGTGGCTGAAGCTGATCAAGTTTTTGCCCAGGCCTTAGCAAATGGAGCTACTGCGGTAAAACCTCTAGTTTGGGGTGATTGGGGTGGCTATAGTGGCTACTTCAAAGACCCTGACGGTTATTATTGGGAAGTGGCCTATGCTGATAGTTGGCAATTTGATCAGAATGATATGTTGGTGATCAAGTAG
- a CDS encoding EAL domain-containing protein encodes MLQALVAVQQQVPDHQLIIELTERSNGVSVLETALVDAAHFINAHGLKLSLDDVGSGENQISLLRPLLPFSVEVKFALQNFTTARPDNYKQLVFWQKLALADAKDFVLEGIETIEDLALADQLSINLRQGYYYDRPHQFY; translated from the coding sequence ATGCTACAGGCATTGGTTGCGGTACAGCAACAAGTACCTGACCACCAATTGATCATTGAATTGACCGAGCGCAGTAATGGTGTTTCTGTTTTGGAAACTGCATTAGTTGATGCTGCTCATTTTATTAATGCACATGGGCTAAAGCTAAGTCTTGATGATGTTGGTAGTGGTGAAAATCAAATTAGCTTATTGCGGCCTTTGTTGCCGTTTTCCGTTGAAGTAAAGTTTGCGTTGCAGAATTTCACAACGGCGCGCCCAGATAACTATAAGCAATTAGTTTTTTGGCAAAAGCTGGCCTTAGCTGACGCGAAGGATTTTGTTTTGGAAGGAATTGAGACGATTGAAGATCTAGCGTTGGCTGATCAACTGTCGATTAACTTACGCCAAGGCTATTATTACGATCGGCCGCACCAGTTTTATTAA
- the efp gene encoding elongation factor P encodes MIEAINLKAGMTFEQNGKLIKVLSADHHKPGKGNTVMRMKLYDIRSGSTVETTMRPEEKVEQAVLETKDAQYLYTQDGTAFFMDLATYEQYELPVESIEPEMKYLLENMQVKIEFYQTEVIGLTLPTTVVLTVAETQPSIKGATAASGGKPATMETGLVVTVPDFISAGEKLEINTQKGTYQRRAGK; translated from the coding sequence ATGATTGAAGCAATCAATTTAAAAGCCGGGATGACTTTTGAACAAAATGGTAAGCTGATCAAAGTTTTGTCAGCCGATCATCATAAGCCCGGTAAAGGTAACACTGTTATGCGCATGAAGTTATACGATATTCGTTCAGGTTCGACCGTTGAAACAACAATGCGTCCTGAAGAAAAAGTTGAACAAGCCGTTTTGGAAACTAAAGATGCCCAATATCTTTATACGCAAGACGGGACAGCTTTCTTCATGGATCTAGCAACTTATGAACAATATGAATTGCCAGTAGAATCAATCGAACCAGAAATGAAATATTTGTTAGAAAATATGCAAGTTAAGATCGAATTTTACCAAACTGAAGTGATCGGTTTAACTTTGCCGACAACAGTTGTTTTGACCGTAGCAGAAACACAACCATCGATCAAAGGGGCAACGGCTGCCAGTGGTGGCAAACCAGCAACCATGGAAACTGGTTTGGTTGTCACTGTGCCTGACTTTATCAGTGCCGGTGAAAAATTAGAAATCAACACGCAAAAGGGAACTTACCAACGGCGTGCTGGTAAATAA
- a CDS encoding SDR family oxidoreductase, whose translation MQTLQNKRILVLGGTSGFGEEVARQALQQDAQVMIVGRDPERFQQALGRLMVVGRVAGQSFDVRDEAALATYLSQVGPIDHVVSMVGGALSGGFLDTPLSEIRAAIEAKFFANVMVAQQAVKHLAPGGSLIFTAGAGGHPQDASGAIVGNQAIGTLVQGLALEMAPQRANAVAPTWTPTGLWRDLSTQQLQQNETATAQQIPLHRVATVAEVASAYLYLMQNNYVTGQVLTVDGGFSLV comes from the coding sequence ATGCAGACTTTACAGAATAAACGCATTTTAGTACTTGGTGGCACTTCGGGTTTTGGCGAAGAAGTAGCTCGGCAAGCATTGCAACAAGATGCGCAAGTGATGATCGTTGGCCGTGACCCAGAACGTTTTCAGCAGGCCTTGGGTCGATTAATGGTGGTTGGCCGTGTGGCAGGGCAGTCGTTTGATGTACGTGACGAAGCAGCCTTAGCGACTTACTTAAGCCAAGTTGGCCCTATCGATCACGTGGTATCGATGGTCGGTGGCGCCCTTAGTGGTGGTTTCTTAGACACACCATTAAGTGAAATTCGTGCGGCAATCGAAGCTAAGTTTTTCGCCAATGTGATGGTCGCACAACAAGCAGTTAAGCATTTAGCGCCTGGTGGTAGTCTAATTTTTACAGCTGGTGCTGGCGGTCATCCACAAGATGCTTCTGGCGCAATTGTGGGTAATCAGGCAATTGGTACTTTAGTTCAAGGTTTGGCATTAGAAATGGCCCCACAGCGGGCTAATGCGGTGGCACCAACTTGGACCCCGACTGGTTTATGGCGGGACCTATCCACGCAACAACTACAACAAAATGAAACGGCGACGGCGCAGCAAATTCCCTTACACCGTGTAGCTACAGTGGCAGAAGTTGCGAGTGCTTATCTTTATTTAATGCAAAACAATTATGTGACTGGGCAAGTTTTAACGGTTGATGGTGGTTTTTCTTTAGTTTGA